A single genomic interval of Azospirillum sp. TSA2s harbors:
- a CDS encoding DNA cytosine methyltransferase, with protein sequence MHIAHARIGCNKGKSRLWLEGPRLSLVAFEPGSRFHLRTDAAGRKIVLELRPDGERMVSSRTRRSGGVIRPIIDLAGAILDRVFGAAEKVRVIYREREIEVTLPPLAVAQAQREADLRDRLGAGRPLSVGTLCIGAGIIDHAVHAGLHEAGIATEAALAVDIDPEGLDVAVTANPATKGCRMSIEASIDEIEPEIMPKLSVLLAGLPCTAASVAGRARKRLTMPEADEQAGHLCHAYLTLLRASEAPITAIENVPQYASTASAAIIRTQLKRLGYRVFEVPLVGSEFGAIEARRRWTLIGISEGLAPDTFEVPAQPGSATRLGDILEDVPPGDPRWQDHAYLDRHAEAQATKGNSFKRNIVTADNTTIGTIGRSYWKHRTSEPSLQAPHDASLSRLLTPAEHARVKSIPDDLAAAIINGRSATAAHELLGQGAVWSCFHALGRALGKVLAPLTGSNVVPLPSRTSAAVLPLRRPSRSCKHAADFGQLALAL encoded by the coding sequence ATGCACATCGCCCACGCCCGCATTGGCTGCAACAAGGGTAAGTCCCGCCTCTGGCTTGAGGGACCGCGCTTATCGCTTGTTGCTTTTGAGCCCGGCTCTCGCTTTCACCTCCGCACCGACGCCGCGGGACGCAAGATCGTCCTCGAACTGCGCCCGGACGGTGAGCGCATGGTCAGCAGCCGCACCCGCCGTTCGGGCGGCGTGATCCGCCCTATCATCGACCTTGCAGGTGCCATTCTGGATCGTGTGTTCGGGGCCGCGGAGAAGGTCCGCGTCATCTACCGCGAGCGCGAGATCGAGGTGACGCTGCCGCCGCTGGCAGTGGCTCAGGCGCAACGCGAAGCGGACCTGCGGGATCGGCTCGGCGCTGGCCGCCCCTTGTCGGTCGGAACCCTGTGCATCGGCGCCGGCATCATCGACCATGCCGTCCATGCCGGCTTGCACGAGGCGGGTATCGCGACTGAGGCGGCGCTGGCTGTCGACATCGATCCTGAGGGGCTGGACGTGGCGGTCACCGCCAATCCGGCGACTAAGGGCTGCCGGATGAGCATTGAGGCCAGCATCGACGAGATCGAGCCCGAGATCATGCCCAAGCTGTCCGTCCTCCTGGCCGGGCTGCCGTGCACCGCGGCGAGTGTCGCCGGGCGGGCACGCAAGCGCTTGACCATGCCGGAAGCGGACGAGCAGGCGGGGCACCTTTGCCACGCATACCTCACGCTGCTGCGCGCGTCGGAGGCGCCGATCACGGCGATCGAGAACGTCCCCCAGTACGCCTCGACGGCCTCCGCCGCAATCATTCGCACGCAACTCAAGCGCCTCGGCTACAGGGTTTTTGAAGTGCCGCTCGTCGGGTCGGAATTTGGCGCTATCGAAGCCCGTCGGCGTTGGACGCTGATCGGCATCAGCGAGGGACTGGCGCCGGATACCTTCGAGGTGCCAGCGCAACCCGGCTCCGCCACCCGGCTGGGGGACATCCTTGAAGACGTGCCCCCGGGCGATCCGCGTTGGCAGGATCATGCCTATCTGGATCGGCACGCTGAGGCGCAGGCGACCAAGGGGAACAGCTTCAAGCGCAACATCGTGACCGCCGACAACACCACCATCGGCACGATCGGCCGGTCGTACTGGAAGCACCGGACCAGCGAGCCGTCCCTGCAGGCCCCCCACGACGCTTCGCTCTCCCGCCTGCTGACGCCGGCGGAGCACGCCCGGGTCAAGTCGATCCCGGATGACCTCGCCGCTGCGATCATCAACGGCCGCTCCGCCACCGCCGCGCATGAACTGCTAGGGCAGGGCGCTGTGTGGAGTTGTTTCCACGCCCTGGGGCGCGCCCTTGGAAAGGTGCTCGCTCCGCTCACCGGGAGCAACGTAGTGCCGCTTCCGTCGCGCACATCTGCTGCAGTTCTCCCGCTCCGCCGCCCATCCCGCTCCTGCAAGCACGCTGCCGACTTCGGCCAGCTTGCGCTCGCTCTGTGA
- a CDS encoding VWA domain-containing protein produces the protein MNGIPGLEAQLEENTSQRTPCILVLDASSSMDGKRIQSLNDGLMAFEEALKADPVARNRVAVSIVCIGRDNLAQVMTPWTDAMHFQAPTIYANGSTPLGAGARLALSELESYKASLRNMGIPYTRPWVLIVSDGEPTDADWEDAAEEMRTAAVDKKAIVFPLAVEGASTEKLAAFNAPGKGVLRLHGLAFRELFVWLSASVSSASQAAAGTKMQIEAPRMITIET, from the coding sequence ATGAACGGTATCCCCGGACTTGAGGCCCAGCTCGAAGAGAATACGTCCCAGCGTACCCCTTGCATCCTCGTCCTGGATGCCTCCTCCTCTATGGACGGCAAACGCATTCAATCGCTGAACGACGGACTGATGGCGTTTGAGGAAGCCTTGAAGGCGGACCCGGTGGCACGGAATCGCGTTGCCGTCAGCATCGTCTGCATCGGCCGCGACAACCTGGCCCAGGTGATGACGCCTTGGACCGACGCCATGCACTTCCAGGCCCCAACCATTTACGCGAACGGTTCGACCCCGCTCGGAGCTGGCGCCCGCCTGGCGCTCTCCGAGTTGGAGAGTTACAAAGCCAGTCTCCGGAACATGGGCATTCCGTACACCCGTCCGTGGGTGCTGATCGTGTCGGATGGCGAACCGACTGATGCGGATTGGGAGGATGCTGCGGAGGAGATGCGAACGGCGGCGGTCGACAAGAAAGCCATCGTGTTCCCTCTAGCCGTCGAGGGCGCCAGCACGGAGAAGCTCGCTGCCTTCAACGCGCCAGGAAAAGGGGTGCTGCGGCTGCACGGGCTCGCCTTCCGCGAACTGTTCGTCTGGCTTTCGGCGAGCGTCAGCAGCGCGAGCCAAGCCGCCGCGGGCACCAAGATGCAGATCGAGGCTCCCCGCATGATCACCATCGAGACCTGA
- a CDS encoding PP2C family serine/threonine-protein phosphatase, which produces MTSPARADRVSGADIAPWRVVGASVVGPSHVRAGLPNQDAYAFDVVDGALIVVVCDGAGSAASAEVGAGLMVRALLDNLRGVSSTASVPLVVWATAAVRHARQCLEEEAVRAGLPLSDYHTTVVAAVLLPQGDGFVLHIGDGAAVASVSLAEDGAANWKGASVSAPENGEYANETFFVTQRCWADHLRITPLRGVTSILLMTDGAAGFALHADGSPKAGFCEAVDRHLRRVNHADGAKALAASLASEKATHNPDDKTLVWARRY; this is translated from the coding sequence ATGACCAGCCCTGCACGAGCCGATCGCGTCTCCGGAGCGGATATAGCGCCTTGGCGCGTTGTTGGTGCCTCCGTGGTCGGGCCGTCGCATGTCCGCGCCGGACTCCCGAACCAAGACGCCTACGCTTTCGACGTCGTGGATGGCGCGCTAATCGTTGTCGTCTGCGATGGTGCTGGCAGCGCGGCCTCAGCCGAAGTCGGGGCTGGTCTCATGGTGCGCGCCCTGCTGGACAACCTGCGCGGGGTGAGCAGTACCGCCAGCGTGCCGCTGGTAGTCTGGGCGACCGCTGCCGTGCGCCACGCGCGGCAGTGCCTGGAGGAAGAAGCGGTTCGGGCCGGTCTCCCCCTTTCGGACTATCACACAACAGTCGTTGCGGCCGTCCTGCTCCCTCAGGGAGATGGATTCGTGCTCCATATCGGAGATGGTGCAGCAGTTGCCAGCGTCAGCCTCGCTGAGGACGGCGCGGCGAACTGGAAGGGCGCGTCCGTATCGGCGCCGGAAAACGGTGAATACGCAAACGAGACGTTCTTCGTTACCCAGAGATGCTGGGCAGACCATCTGCGCATAACCCCGCTGAGGGGTGTGACCAGCATCCTGCTCATGACCGACGGTGCGGCCGGCTTCGCCCTTCACGCAGACGGAAGCCCGAAAGCTGGCTTCTGTGAAGCGGTGGATCGGCACCTTCGCCGCGTCAACCATGCTGACGGAGCAAAGGCGCTGGCGGCGTCCCTGGCCTCGGAAAAGGCGACGCACAACCCGGACGACAAGACGCTGGTCTGGGCACGGAGGTACTGA